cctctatcattcttaaatggaagaagtttggaaccaacaagacacTCCctcgagctggccgcccggccaaactgagcaatcgggggagaagggccttggtcagggaggtgaccaagaaccggatggtcactctgacaaagctccagagtttgttcctctgtggagatgggagaaccttccaggaggacaaccatctctgcagcactccacaccaatcaggcctttatggtagagtggccaggcggaagccactcctcagtaaaaggcacatgacagcctgcttgtgCCTTTTACTTGCAcatgaggaaacctggcaccatccctatggtgaagcatggtggtggcagcatcatgctgtggggatgtttcagCGCCAGGGACtgcgagactagtcaggatagagggaaagatgaacggagcaaagtacagagtgttccttgatgaaaacctgctccagagcgttcaggaccgcagactggggcaaaggtttaacatccaacaggacaaccaccctaagcacacagcctagacaaagcaggagtggcttcgggacaagtctctgaatgtccatgagtggcccagccagagtccggacttgaacccgatcaaacatctctggagagacctgaaaataactgtgcagcgatgttccccatccaaccagacagagcttgagaggatctgcagagaagaactggagacactccacaaatacaggtgtgtcctacacaagaagacttgaggctgtaatcactgccaaaggtgcttcaacaaagtactgagtaaaaggtctgaatacttatgtaaatttgacatttcagtaaaaaaatatatatatattagcaaaAATGgctgaaaacctgtttttcctttgtcattatgggttattatgtgtagattgaaaaaaaatctatttaatgcattttagaacaaggatgtaacataacaacatgtgggaaaagtcaaggggactgaatactttctgaatacactgtataggGATGTTTTATAACGCCAGGCACATTTAATAGGctgttgattatagacctaattaagttggggtttcctctctcctcattttCTTAGGCAATTAAGACAAGGGCTGTTTTCTCCTCTCTTAACTCCGCTGCTGCCTTCGCTGCATTGTTctcaatatgctggttaactttgctattatgcacatagcaacatggtctaggaaaaggcaCCAATTCAACAGTGCACTGATGTGTTTCAGAACTGAGGACAGCGACCACTATTCAATGTGGGAGAAAGCacatttgttttaaaataatataatttttatTTCTGTTTCACCATTGTTCTTACATAATAccaccatatacaatttcagaaGCACATCTTAGTAATGGACTGAGCCATCCccacggcctccacaatggatcagtccactcagacagacGTGAATCAGATAGGTGTCTTGTAgaccatatttaaaaaaaaacatgttttgctactgctcgactaaagaaatctcaGTCGACCAACACCCTATCGACCAAataatcgaccagtcgactaaatggagTCAGCCCTACAGTACACTGTTAGAAAAAAGGTGTTTTCTAGAAcctaaagggttcttcagctgcccccataggagaaccctttgaggaatcctttttggttccaggtattactttttccacagagggttctatatagaacccaaaagagttctacctggaaccaaataaTACATTTCCTATGTTGACAAGACTTTTTTTCTATTAGGGTACAGTAGTGAAGGTTAGGGTTTACTGTAGAGAGCAGCTACAGGCAGAAACAGGgacagccatacacagcagacATGCAGTCCAGCTACAGCCATAGAAACGAAGCAGATAGAACACACCATTCCCAAACCTGCTATTAGAATGGATTAATAATGGGAAGACCCTATTCAACTCAGCAGTTGGTACAATACTTAGAATCTAGACAAGGGAGTCTATGTCTATACCCCTGATCTAGTTCAGGTTCTGTTTCTACATACAGTGGCATTCGGAAGTATTCACCTccattggcatttttcctattttgttgccttacaacctggaattaaaatatattttttttgggggggtttgtatcaattcatttacacaacatgcctaccactttgaagatgctaaatatgttttattgtgaacaAACAAgaagacaattttttttttaaacttgagcgtgcataactatttacccccccccaagtcaatactttgtagagccaacgtttgcagcaattacagctgcaagtctcttggggtatgtctttatAATCTTGGCACATCTacccactgggatttttgcccattcttcatgacaaaactgctccagctccttcaagttggatgggttctgctggtgtacagcaatctttaagtcataccacatattctcaattggattgaggtctgggctttgactaggccattccaagacattaaatgttttcctttaaaccactcgagtgttactTTAGTAGTATGCTtcaggtcattgtcctgctggaaggtgaacctacatcccagtctcaaatctctggaagactgaaacaggtttccctcaagaatttccctgtatttagcgccctccgtcattccttcaattctgaccagtttcccagtccctgtcgatgaaaaacatccccacagcatgatgctgccaccaccatgcttcactgtggggatggtgttctcgcgGGTGTTGAGAGgtattgggtttgcgccagacatagagttttccttgatggctgaaaagctacattttagtctcatctgaccagagaggaagtctcccacatgccttttggcgaacaccaaacatgtttgcttatttttgttggccactcttctgtaaagtccagctctgtggagtgtacagcttaaagtggtcctatggatagatactccaatctccgctgtggagctttgcagctccttcagggttatctttggtctctttgttgcctctccgattaattccctccttgcctggtctgtgagttttggtgggtggccctctcttggcaggtttgttgtgttgccatattctttccattttttaatactggatttaatggtgctccatgggatgttcaaagttttggatatttttttataacccaaccctgatctgtacctcTCCACacctttgtccctgacctgtttggagagctccttggtcttcatggtgccgcttgcttggtggtgccccttgcttagtggtgttgcagactctggggccttttagaacaggtgtatatatactgagatcatgtgacagatcatgtgacatttagattgcacacaggtggactttatttaaataATGATGTgattctgaaggtaattggttgatcttatttaggggcttcatagcaaagtggTGAATATGTACGTACCACCTTTCcgttaaatttatttatttttttcttaatttcacttcaccaatttggactgttttgtttatgtccattacatgaaatccaaataaaaatacatttaaattacaggttgtcatgcaacaaaataggaaaaatgccaaggggagtgaatacttctgcaaggcactgtatctagtcAAGCGGATCTAGTTCTACGTCCCTAATCTAGTTCAGGTTTCTATGTCTTTGTGTCAGGGCTCATTCTACGGGGTGTGTTTCTACGTGTTCAGACAGGTTTGGTTCTATGGTCTATGGTTCTAcattgttgttctgttgttctctgGTCTATCTGTTGTGTTTCCAGGTCTGTGTTCTGGCAGAGtcctggcagacagacagtaccTCTATGCTTCAGAGCTGGGCTGAGGGGGAGACTGACACACGTCTTCAGTAGGAGAGCTGTCTGCTGTACCGCTAAACcaggaaacacacagacagacagacagcagagaggttagtacagacagagagggagagagatgagcagGGACGGAAtgaggaggaaaaagagagaaaagcgAAAGAGAAAGATAGTAGATAACAAATCATTCTGGCGTATTTAGTGTGAGGGTGAGAGTTAGAACAACGTCAAGTCCAAGTCCTTTAGGAAGACAAGACAGCCCTGTGATCAGTAGCTAGACTGAGTACCGTGCTGCAGAAGGGCAGATGGTATGTGTAGGTTGGAGGTTATAAAGAGGTTATAAAGAGAAGCAGAGCTGAAGATGCTTTGATAGGATGCAGATTATGTCCTGTGAATGGTAATACAGGAACCAGAGCTTCTAACCTTTACCCTTTAACCCAGGGTTAAAGGCCCAAAAGGAGGAGGATCCTGAGTGCCTGGCCTTCATCCCCAAACACGTTATACCTCACTCTGCCAATGAtgtattggtgtgtgtatgtgtatgtagtttgtgtgtgtataggttgtgTGTATGAGTGTCGTACCCGCTCTGCCAGTTGAGGATGTGTTGTGGGCTGCTGGGGGGTATGGGGGTGGCAGCCTGTTCACTGGAGGGAGTCACACTCCTCTGGCTGTGAGGGGACGCTgctatacagagagacacacagttatacacagttacacacagtcatacacacacacacacacacacacacacacacacaaaggtcggTGGTCAGGGGCTGCGGAATCCCAGCTATGCCTCAGATAGGGGGCTTAAAGTGGGGGTGTGACCACTGTGACAAACAGGCTCCTTTAGTTCAGGGATCACTTTACACACACTCTCCTTAACAGAGGCCACTCTCCTTCACACACAGGCCTTGTTGGCGCAGTAGGCAgcacgtcagtctcataatctgaatgTAAATAATAGGAAATGTAACATCTATCCTTAACACTGCCTGAGCAAACCCAGTTTAAACTCCAAACTTAGCTTTGAACATAAACTATGTCTGTGTAACCTAATGTAGCTGGTGTAAAATAACATAAAAACTGTCGGGAGAGGACCTCTGCTACACTATTCAACCAATCCAGAAAAGGCTGTGGAGGAGTTATGAGGCCATATCACATTGTTAATGTCCAAAAGCAGAAGTCGTGTCACAAGTGGAAGCTGTGTTGTTGCGACCCCGCTGAGGGtgatgagtgtgtggtgtgttgtcaCCCACCTGGCGATCCCTTGGCGAGCGTCCCCACCCTGTTGCCTCGTCCGTGTCCAAGAGTGCCTTGCAACGAGCCGCTGTCTGACGCATTGGAGCCACAGTGACTCCTCTCCTTTAGACTGCCCGATGAGCGCTGGTACCAACACCTCAGCTCGTCCGACACCActgccctcccccctcctcccccctctcgccCCAGTGAGGGAGTCCGTACAATCTGGGAGCGGGACGGGGTGAGTCTGccactcccctctcccccctcctcacccccccagGTCTCCTTGTAGAGACCCCCGGCTGTGTAGGAGCTGGAGGTTTTGAACTGGGCCTTGACGCTGTAGTGGCCCTCCTGGTCACTCTCCAGGCTGCGCACCACCACCGGGTTGGGGCTTCCCTCTACGTACAGGGGGTACTCTTTAATCCGGTACTGGGACGAGGGCTGGCTCTGGCTGTGGAGGTACACCCCGTGCTGCCCTGACCCAGTCCCTGCTCCCCCTGTACCACTGCCCCCTGAACCGTTCTTGGCTGCCAGGTTGGGCATGGAGCCAGAGTTAGAGGAACCAAGGTGACCTGCAGAcctggatagagagaggatatacaCATTAAACATAGAACATGTCACAGAGATCCTCCAAGGATTGCTGAACAAGTCCAAAGTAAATCCCTGGACACACCCAGCTCTGCTGTACTAACctgtgcctctgcctctgcctctgcctggcTTTGGAGGGGGAGTCCTCTCCCAGGGTGGAGTAGTTAGGGTTGGAGCCTGGCGCTCCCCCAGGGTAGTAGTGTTCTGAGCTGCTCTGGGAGGTACAGGACGAACAGTCATCCAGCGGGTCCGAACCGTTCGAGCTGCGTGTCCCTGGGGCCAAGAAGAAGTCTGGGCTGCCCAGGGCTCCCagggtgtctgtgtgagtgtgtgtatcggGGTCGGAGGCCAGCAGCTTGCCCTGAGATTCCAGGCTGGAGCTGCGGTTCCTAAAGTGCTGAACCAGACTGTGCAGACGGGTGGGACTGATGTCCACAGACCTGgtgaaaggagggagagatggagggagggagatagagagagagattttccaGTACAGTTGTGGCTTTGACCTAGTGAGGTGACCGTAGTGTGGCGGTTGTCTGAAGGTTATTCCAAAGTTATCTGGCGGTTACCTGGTGGAGTGTACATATTGAGGGGTCCTGGTCCTAAGGTCAGGGGTAGAGGGCATGCTGGATTGGGCGCTCCAGTGAGGAAGGCTCCTGATGGGGCTACTCTGCAGAGAGTTACTGCCTCCTGCCTCCCCACAAGTACCAGAGCTGGGGAACCGCCTGTgactggcagggagagagagagcacttagAAAACCTTAACATTACTATTGCTATTTTCTAATCATTCTACTATCGTTAAACCAACTATCACATGCCCCATGACCCCAGTATAGATCTATCGTCATGGCAACAGAGTTGACCTCTCACCTGGAGTGTGAGGAGCGTTTTTTTACCCTCTCGTAGGGTTCGTCCAGCGAGGACTCACTCCACATCTTGGGTTTGATGGGGGACTTGTCGTATTCGGAGCGAGAGTAGTGCAGGTGCCGAAGGCCTTCTAGGGACTGGGGAGGAGGGGGCCGGCTGTGGGAAGGAGGCCGGGGAGGGAGGCCCTTTTGTGGAGATGCTGTCGGAGAGAAGGTGGGGGTCCCTGTCACCTGGGGGTCatctgaagagagacagagaaagaggaatggagggattgGTTAGATTGAACACTGATTAGACCCCATTAGAAGGTTGATGATGACACCTTTAGATTTATTCCACTGTGAggttcacacagagagagagaggtaaacatCCCATCgtccgacagagagagagagagagagagagacagacagagagagagagagagagacagacagagagagagagggagagagacagagagagagagaggtaaacatACCGTCGTCTAGGACCAGAgcgtcagacagagagctgtccTCTGAGCCGATGTTGGCCTCTGTGGTAGAGAACAGAGGAAAACACTCTTACTATGGCATTGGTTGGGGTTAGGTAGGTGTGTTTAAATGAATGTTTATGAGCACTtcttgccgtgtgtgtgtgtctgtgtgagtgtgtttgagtgtgtgtgtatgtatggtgtATGTGAATTTTTgatgttgtgtatgtgtgcctggtCTCACCCTGTTTGTTACGCGCTGTGGTTCGTATAAGCGATTCTCTCAGCATGTGTGTAGTCTCACCCTCTATGATAAGCGAAGCGCGTTGCGTGGGTTTCTTCCCAGAGCGGACACGGTGTTCGTTGATGGCGTTCTCTATCTCCTGGAGTTTCCTCAGTGCGTTCAGGTACGACGTCTTCCTCTGTTTCCTCAGCTTCTTACTGCTCACGTGCGGATCGCCGGCCAACCGCCTCGCAGCCTCCGTGATCTGTGATTGGATGGCAAACTCCCTCTCTAGACGCTCTAGCTCTTCCTcctggtgagagggagagaggagagagatgcaaGGGTTACGAATTGtgacacacgtgtacacacaaacacataactGTGTGCACaaagagaaacaaacacacacaagctatGACACACTCAGACATGAGTAACTCCCGTCCACGCCCACCAGTAGTAACCTAAAGCATGTTCCTAGGCCTGGAAAAACACAATGAGGAAATCATCTATCTTCcttcctccccctttctttcCTAGTCCTGTCTTGTCTCCCTTGAGAACCCCTCAAACACCCCCAGTTCACTTCAGCTCAGAACCCCCACTTACTTCCCCTAACCCTCACCTCAGCTCAGAACCCCCCCCCTACTCCCCCCTAACCCTCACCTCAGCTCAGAACCCACCTTACCCCCAgcccagaaccccccccccactcccccctaCCCCTCACCTCAGCTCAGAACCCCCCCCTACCCCCCTAACCCTCAGCTCAGAACCTCCCCCCTAATCCTCACCTCAGCTCAGAACCCCCCCTTACTCCCCCTACCCCTCACCTCAGCTCAGAACCCCCCCCTACTTCCCCTAACCCTCACCTCAgctcagaacccccccccctactcCTCACCTCAGCTCAGAACCCCCCTTACCCCCAgcccagaacccccccccccactcccccctaCCCCTCACCTCAGCTCAGAACCCCCCCTACCCCCCTAACCCTCAgctcagaaccccccccccctactcccCCCTAACCCTCAGCTCAGAACCCCCCCTAACCCTCAgctcagaacccccccccccactcccccctaCCCCTCACCTCAGCTCAGAACCCCCCCTACCCCCCTAACCCTCAGCTCAGAACCTCCCCCCTAATCCTCACCTCAgctcagaacccccccccccccccacttaacCCTCACCTCACCTCAGAAAAACAGAACAGTAGGCCTGTTTCACACATGCACGCAGGCACTCGCGCACACACTTCCCTTAGGAGAGAGAGTAGTGATGTATTGGGTTAGGTCAACATCTCCCAAGACTACCTAGTGAGAGGAATCCCTCTCACTAACAATCTCTACATCCCAGaatgacctctgtgtgtgtgtgtgtgtgcgcgtgtgtgtgtgtgtgttctgaggtaACAGGGATTGACTAGTGTACAATCTGAGACATCTTTCTGCTTGCCTGGCGGTTTCCTAATACTTTACCACTGGATCAGTTTCAATGCATACaatccaagacacacacacacacacacacatgcatgcgtgcacacaaacacatgtacGCTCGCTTGcacacactttctttctctcccactaTAACCGCTTCCTGTGGTAAGGAACAGACAGGCTATTTTTAGTCAACCCTGTAGCAGTGGAAAATATATTACGGCACAAATAGAAgaacagggagaaagagggattGAGGATGACTTCAAACCAGATCTAAGACGTTCCAGACTGCTGGTTTAGTCACTGCCCCAGTCAACCAATCATCTAGGATCAGTTCTCCATCCCCAAGTCTTAACCATATCTATTACATCACTCCAGGTTCATGAGGAAGTGTATCTATACTGGGAGACAAATACAACTCCTCCCATTTACTTGAACTGAATGGAACCACTGGAAACAGTTGGCTCTCATGTGGATTTACAGAAGTACCAGTTTGAGTGTATTCTCTGACCTCTCTTTTCGGCTTGATCT
This DNA window, taken from Oncorhynchus kisutch isolate 150728-3 linkage group LG22, Okis_V2, whole genome shotgun sequence, encodes the following:
- the LOC109866952 gene encoding FERM domain-containing protein 4A isoform X3, whose product is MVVQGAVTPGRTRRLMLKLPVGTLRRNSGERMTEGRRCQVHLLDDRKLELLVQPKLMAKDLLDLVASHFNLKEKEYFGISYTDETGHFSWLQLDRRVLEHEFPKKSGPIVLYFCVRFYIESISYLKDNATIELFFLNAKSCIYKLIEVDSEVVFELASYILQEAKGDFTSNDVTRSDLKKLPALPTQALKEHPSLAYCEDRVIEHYKKLNGQSRGQAIVNYMSIVESLPTYGVHYYTVKDKQGIPWWLGLSYKGIFQYDYQDKVKPRKVFQWRQLENLYFREKKFSVEVHDPRSRASVTRRTFGHSGIAVHTWYACPALIKSIWAMAISQHQFYLDRKQSKSKIHAARSLSEIAIDLTETGTLKTSKLANMGSKGKIISGSSGSLLSSGSQESDSSQTAKKDMLAALRARQEALEETLKQRLEELKDICIREAELTGKLPEEYPLDPGEEPPTVRRKIGPAFKLDEHKIKPKREEEELERLEREFAIQSQITEAARRLAGDPHVSSKKLRKQRKTSYLNALRKLQEIENAINEHRVRSGKKPTQRASLIIEGETTHMLRESLIRTTARNKQEANIGSEDSSLSDALVLDDDDPQVTGTPTFSPTASPQKGLPPRPPSHSRPPPPQSLEGLRHLHYSRSEYDKSPIKPKMWSESSLDEPYERVKKRSSHSSHRRFPSSGTCGEAGGSNSLQSSPIRSLPHWSAQSSMPSTPDLRTRTPQYVHSTRSVDISPTRLHSLVQHFRNRSSSLESQGKLLASDPDTHTHTDTLGALGSPDFFLAPGTRSSNGSDPLDDCSSCTSQSSSEHYYPGGAPGSNPNYSTLGEDSPSKARQRQRQRHRSAGHLGSSNSGSMPNLAAKNGSGGSGTGGAGTGSGQHGVYLHSQSQPSSQYRIKEYPLYVEGSPNPVVVRSLESDQEGHYSVKAQFKTSSSYTAGGLYKETWGGEEGGEGSGRLTPSRSQIVRTPSLGREGGGGGRAVVSDELRCWYQRSSGSLKERSHCGSNASDSGSLQGTLGHGRGNRVGTLAKGSPAASPHSQRSVTPSSEQAATPIPPSSPQHILNWQSGSFNDSCFLSSPLCSELADVQWYGNDKAKPGTLV
- the LOC109866952 gene encoding FERM domain-containing protein 4A isoform X11, encoding MEGLLSPMRTRMTEGRRCQVHLLDDRKLELLVQPKLMAKDLLDLVASHFNLKEKEYFGISYTDETGHFSWLQLDRRVLEHEFPKKSGPIVLYFCVRFYIESISYLKDNATIELFFLNAKSCIYKLIEVDSEVVFELASYILQEAKGDFTSNDVTRSDLKKLPALPTQALKEHPSLAYCEDRVIEHYKKLNGQSRGQAIVNYMSIVESLPTYGVHYYTVKDKQGIPWWLGLSYKGIFQYDYQDKVKPRKVFQWRQLENLYFREKKFSVEVHDPRSRASVTRRTFGHSGIAVHTWYACPALIKSIWAMAISQHQFYLDRKQSKSKIHAARSLSEIAIDLTETGTLKTSKLANMGSKGKIISGSSGSLLSSGSQESDSSQTAKKDMLAALRARQEALEETLKQRLEELKDICIREAELTGKLPEEYPLDPGEEPPTVRRKIGPAFKLDEHKIKPKREEEELERLEREFAIQSQITEAARRLAGDPHVSSKKLRKQRKTSYLNALRKLQEIENAINEHRVRSGKKPTQRASLIIEGETTHMLRESLIRTTARNKQEANIGSEDSSLSDALVLDDDDPQVTGTPTFSPTASPQKGLPPRPPSHSRPPPPQSLEGLRHLHYSRSEYDKSPIKPKMWSESSLDEPYERVKKRSSHSSHRRFPSSGTCGEAGGSNSLQSSPIRSLPHWSAQSSMPSTPDLRTRTPQYVHSTRSVDISPTRLHSLVQHFRNRSSSLESQGKLLASDPDTHTHTDTLGALGSPDFFLAPGTRSSNGSDPLDDCSSCTSQSSSEHYYPGGAPGSNPNYSTLGEDSPSKARQRQRQRHRSAGHLGSSNSGSMPNLAAKNGSGGSGTGGAGTGSGQHGVYLHSQSQPSSQYRIKEYPLYVEGSPNPVVVRSLESDQEGHYSVKAQFKTSSSYTAGGLYKETWGGEEGGEGSGRLTPSRSQIVRTPSLGREGGGGGRAVVSDELRCWYQRSSGSLKERSHCGSNASDSGSLQGTLGHGRGNRVGTLAKGSPAASPHSQRSVTPSSEQAATPIPPSSPQHILNWQSGSFNDSCFLSSPLCSELADVQWYGNDKAKPGTLV
- the LOC109866952 gene encoding FERM domain-containing protein 4A isoform X1 — translated: MVVQGAVTPGRTRRLMLKLPVGTLRRNSGERMTEGRRCQVHLLDDRKLELLVQPKLMAKDLLDLVASHFNLKEKEYFGISYTDETGHFSWLQLDRRVLEHEFPKKSGPIVLYFCVRFYIESISYLKDNATIELFFLNAKSCIYKELIEVDSEVVFELASYILQEAKGDFTSNDVTRSDLKKLPALPTQALKEHPSLAYCEDRVIEHYKKLNGQSRGQAIVNYMSIVESLPTYGVHYYTVKDKQGIPWWLGLSYKGIFQYDYQDKVKPRKVFQWRQLENLYFREKKFSVEVHDPRSRASVTRRTFGHSGIAVHTWYACPALIKSIWAMAISQHQFYLDRKQSKSKIHAARSLSEIAIDLTETGTLKTSKLANMGSKGKIISGSSGSLLSSGSQESDSSQTAKKDMLAALRARQEALEETLKQRLEELKDICIREAELTGKLPEEYPLDPGEEPPTVRRKIGPAFKLDEHKIKPKREEEELERLEREFAIQSQITEAARRLAGDPHVSSKKLRKQRKTSYLNALRKLQEIENAINEHRVRSGKKPTQRASLIIEGETTHMLRESLIRTTARNKQEANIGSEDSSLSDALVLDDDDPQVTGTPTFSPTASPQKGLPPRPPSHSRPPPPQSLEGLRHLHYSRSEYDKSPIKPKMWSESSLDEPYERVKKRSSHSSHRRFPSSGTCGEAGGSNSLQSSPIRSLPHWSAQSSMPSTPDLRTRTPQYVHSTRSVDISPTRLHSLVQHFRNRSSSLESQGKLLASDPDTHTHTDTLGALGSPDFFLAPGTRSSNGSDPLDDCSSCTSQSSSEHYYPGGAPGSNPNYSTLGEDSPSKARQRQRQRHRSAGHLGSSNSGSMPNLAAKNGSGGSGTGGAGTGSGQHGVYLHSQSQPSSQYRIKEYPLYVEGSPNPVVVRSLESDQEGHYSVKAQFKTSSSYTAGGLYKETWGGEEGGEGSGRLTPSRSQIVRTPSLGREGGGGGRAVVSDELRCWYQRSSGSLKERSHCGSNASDSGSLQGTLGHGRGNRVGTLAKGSPAASPHSQRSVTPSSEQAATPIPPSSPQHILNWQSGSFNDSCFLSSPLCSELADVQWYGNDKAKPGTLV